DNA from Mycobacterium sp. SMC-8:
GATGGTGCTGCGCCACATCCCGCGCCCGGTCTTCCGCAAGCTTCCCCTCTGATCCGGTGGCCAGGAGCGAAGCGACCCCGGATACGAACGCAGGTGTCCTCTCGGCCGCGCCGATGAGAACGGCCGCCCAGATGGTGATCGCCACCGGCGTCGCCGTCGTGGTCGCGGTCGCGAGTCTGGTCGCCATCGCGCGTGTGGAATGGCCCGCCTACAACTCGTCGAACCAGCTGCACGCGCTCACCACCGTCGGGCAGGTCGGCTGCCTGGTCGGCCTGTTCGCCGCCGGGCTGCTGTGGCGCCGCGGCCGGCACACCGTGGCCCGGCTCGCCGCGGTGGTGTTCCTAGCCGCGTTCTCGGTGGTGACCTTGGCCATGCCACTGGGCGCCACCAGGCTGTACCTGTTCGGCATCAGCGTCGACCAGCAGTTCCGCACCGAGTATCTGACCCGCTTCGCCGACCAGGCGGCACTGAACGACATGACCTACATCGGGCTGCCGCCGTTTTACCCGCCCGGCTGGTTCTGGCTCGGCGGCCGGCTGGCGGCGCTGACCGGGACGCCGGCGTGGGAGATGTTCAAACCCTGGTCGATCATCTCGATCACCGTCGCGATCGTGCTCGCGCTGGTGCTGTGGGCGGCGATGGTGCGGTTCGAGTACGCGCTCGTCGTCTCCACCGCGACGGCCGCGGCGGCACTGGCCTATTCACCGGCCGAGCCCTACGCCGCGATCGTCGCGGTGCTGCTGCCACCGGTGTTCGTGCTGGCCTGGTCCGGTCTGAGAGGCCGGACACGCAACGGGGGTTGGGCCGCCGTCGTCGGAACCGGAATCTTCCTGGGCGTGACCGGGCTGTTCTACACGCTGCTGCTGGCCTACGCGGCGTTCACGCTGACGGTGATGGCGGTGCTGTTGGCCGTCACTCGCCGGCACTGGGATCCGCTGCTGCGACTGCTCGTGATCGCGGTGATCTCCGGTCTGATCGCGCTCATCGGCTGGGGCCCCTACCTTCTGGCGGCCGCCCGCGGCACCCCGGCCGAGACCGGCACCGCGCAGCACTACCTGCCCAAGGACGGCGCCGAGCTGTCCTTCCCGATGCTGCAGTTCACCCTGCTGGGTGCGCTGTGCCTGCTCGGCACGGTGTGGCTGGTGATCCGCGCGCGGACCTCGACTCGGGCTGGCGATGAGCGCTTGCGCGAAGAGCAGATAGCAGGTGCGCTGGCCATCGCCGTGCTGACCGTCTACGCCTGGTCTCTGCTGTCGATGCTGACCACCCTGCTGGGCACCACGCTGCTGTCGTTCCGGCTGCAGCCGGCACTGACGATCCTGCTGGCCGCCGCCGGGGCGTTCGGGTTCCTGGAGATGACCCGCGCCGCGGCGGCCCGGGTCCGGCCGGGCAACGCGTCCAGGGTGGTGGCCGTCGCCACCGCCGTCGGCGCCCTCGGCGCGGTGACATTCAGCCAGGACATCCCCGACGTGCTGCGCCCTGACATCGTCGTCGCCTACACCGACACCGACGGCTACGGCGAGCGTGCCGATCGCCGTCCGCCCGGCGCCGAGCAGTACTACCGGGAGGTCGACGCCCGCATCCTGGAGGTGACCGGCAGGCCCCGCAACGAGACCGTGGTGCTGACCGCCGACTACAGCTTCCTGTCCTACTACCCCTACTACGGCTTCCAGGCGTTGACGTCGCACTACGCCAACCCGCTGGCGCAGTTCGACCAGCGCGCCGGCGCGATCGAGGGCTGGAGGATGCTGACCGACGCCGACCAGTTCGTCGACGCGCTCGACAGCATGCCGTGGGAACCGCCGTCGGTGTTTCTGATGCGCCGCGGCGCCAACGACACCTACACGCTGCGGCTGGCCGAGGACGTCTACCCCAACCAGCCGAACGTGCGGCGCTATCACGTCGCCCTCGACGACGCGCTGTTCGACGATCCGCGCTTCGACGTGTCCACCGTCGGGCCGTTTGTGCTGGCCATCCGCAAGCCCTCTACGATCTAGCCCCGTGGTGCCACAGCCAGTTCGGTCGGCAGAGCCGACGCAGCAGGCGCCGGTACGTAACCACCGCACCGCGCGCCTCGTTGCGATCGTGGCGGGCCTGCTGGGCACGCTGCTTGCCGTCGCCACCCCGCTGCTTCCGGTCAACCAGACCATCGCGCAGCTGAACTGGCCGCAGAACGGCGTGCTGCAGAGTGTCAACGCCCCACTGATCGGCTACGTCGCCACCGACCTGGAGATCACCGTCCCGTGCAGCGCCGCGGCGAGGCTGGACCGACCCGGCCGCAACGTGCTGCTGTCCACGGTTCCCAAGCAGGCGCCCAACGCCGTCGACCGCGGTCTGCTCATCGAGCGCGTCAACAACGACCTCCTCGTCATCGTCCGCAACACGCCCGTGGTCAGCGCACCGCTGGACCAGGTACTGCGCCCGGACTGTCAGGAGCTGCGTTTCACCGCACACGCCGACAAGGTCACCGGGGAGTTCGTCGGCCTGCAGGCCGAACCCGACCCGGGCGCCCCAGCCGAGCCCGCCGAGCCACTGCGCGGCGAGCGCGGCGGCTACGACTTCCGTCCGCAGATCGTCGGCGTGTTCACCGACCTGTCCGGTCCCGCCCCGCCCGGCCTGCAGTTCTCCGCGACCGTCGACACCCGCTACAGCACCTCACCGACGCTGCTGAAGCTGCTCGCGATGATCATCGGGGTGGCGATGACCGTGGTGTCCCTGGGCGCGTTGCACGTGCTCGACAGCGCCGACGGCCGCAGGCACAAGCGGTTCCTGCCGCCGCGCTGGTGGTCGATGTCCCCGCTGGACGGGTTGGTCGCGGCCGTGTTGGTGTGGTGGCATTTCGTCGGCGCCAACACCGCCGACGACGGCTACATCCTGACGATGGCCCGCGTCTCAGAGGACGCCGGCTACATGGCCAACTACTACCGGTGGTTCGGCACCCCCGAGGCGCCGTTCGGCTGGTACTACGACCTGCTCGCGCTGTGGGCGCATGTGTCCACCGCCAGCGTGTGGATGCGGTTGCCGACCCTGCTGATCGCGCTGGCGTGCTGGTGGGTGATCAGCCGTGAGGTCATCCCCCGACTCGGTTCGGCGGCCAAGCACAGCCGCGCCGCCGCGTGGACGGCCGCAGGCCTGTTCCTGGCGTTCTGGCTGCCGCTGAACAACGGCCTGCGCCCGGAGCCGATCATCGCGCTCGGGATTCTGCTGACCTGGTGCTCGGTCGAGCGGGGCGTGGCGACCAGCCGACTGCTGCCGGTGGCCGTCGCGATCATCATCGGCGCGCTGACCCTGTTCTCCGGCCCCACCGGCATCGCCGCGGTCGGCGCGCTTCTGGTCGCCATCGGTCCGCTGAAAACCATTGTGGCCGCGCATGTCTCGCGCTTCGGCTACTGGGCGCTGCTGGCCCCGATCGCGGCGGCCGGCTCGGTCACGATCTTCTTGATCTTCCGTGACCAGACCCTGGCCTCCGAACTTCAGGCCAGCAGCTTCAAGTCGGCTGTCGGCCCGAGCCTGGCCTGGTTCGACGAGCACATCCGCTACTCGCGGTTGTTCACCACCAGCCCCGACGGCTCGGTGGCGCGCCGCTTCGCGGTGCTCACGCTGCTGCTGGCGCTGGTGGTCGCCGTCGCGATGACGTTGCGCAAGGGCCGGATCCCGGGCACCGCGGCCGGGCCGAGCCGTCGCATCATCGGCATCACCGTGATCTCGTTCCTGGCCATGATGTTCACTCCCACCAAGTGGACCCACCACTTCGGAGTCTTCGCCGGGCTGGCCGGTTCGCTCGGAGCGCTGGCCGCGGTGGCGATCTCGGCCGCCGCGATGCGCTCGCCGCGCAACCGCGCGATCTTCACCGCCGCGGTGCTGTTCCTGACCGCACTGTCGTTCGCGACCGTCAACGGCTGGTGGTACGTCTCCAACTTCGGGGCGCCCTGGTCGAATGCGTTCCCGGAGTGGAAGTTCGGCTTCACCACGATTCTGCTGGGGCTGTCCGTGCTGGCACTGCTGGTCGCTGCCTGGCTGCACTTCTCGGGTCGCGACGTGCCACCTTCCGGCGCAACCCCGCCGCGCTGGAAGCGAATCGCCCAGGCGCCGTTGGCGATCGCCACCTGGGCGCTGGTCACCTTCGAGGTGATCTCTCTGACGGTGGCGATGCTGGGCCAGTACCCGGCGTGGACCGTGGGCCGATCCAACCTGCAGGCGCTGACAGGCAAGACCTGCGGCATGGCCGAGGACGTCCTGGTCGAAGAGGACGTCAACACCGGTTTGCTCGCGCCCATCGGCGTCCCGGTCGGCGACGCACTCGGCGAGGTGACCTCGGAGGGCTTCAGCCCCAACGGTGTTCCGTCCGACCTGTCCGCCGACCCGGTCATGGAACAGCCCGGGGCGACCAACTTCGCCGACACCGACAACACCAGCGGCGACACCGGCAGCGAAGCCGGCACCGAGGGCGGCACCACCGCCGCCGCAGGCGTCAACGGCTCGCGCGCCCGGCTGCCGTTCGGTCTCGACCCCGCCCGCACCCCGGTGCTCGGCAGCTGGCGCAGCGGCACGCAGCAGCCTGCGTTCCTGCGCTCGGCCTGGTACCAGCTGCCGACCGGTTGGAGCGACCGGGACCGCTCCGACTCGCTGCTGGTGGTGGCCGCCGCGGGACGCTTTGACTCCGGCGAGGTCGTGGTGCAGTGGGCCGGCCCGGACGGCGAGCCCGGTGGCAGCATCGAGTTCGGCGACGTCGGGGCCGCCCCGGCTTGGCGCAACCTGCGCGCGCCACTGTCGGCGATCCCGGCCGAGGCCACCCAGATCCGGTTGGTGGCCAGTGACGACGACCTCAGCCCCGAGCACTGGATCGCGATCACCCCCCCGCGTATCCCGGAGCTGCGCACGCTGCAGGACGTGGTCGGCTCAAGCGACCCGGTGATGCTCGACTGGCTGGTGGGCCTGGCGTTCCCGTGCCAGCGCCCGTTCGGGCACCGCAACGGCGTCATCGAGGTCCCGAAGTGGCGGATCCTGCCCGACCGGTTCGGCGCCGAGGCCAACTCGCCGGTGATGGACTACCTCGGGGGCGGCCCGCTAGGCATCATCGAGCTGCTGGTGCGCCCGGTGACGGTCCCGACCTATCTGAAGTACGACTGGTTCCGCGACTGGGGCGCGCTGCAGCGACTGCTGCCTTTCTACCCGGACGCCGAGCCGGCCCGGCTTGACCTCGGGACCGCCGAGCGCAGCGGGCTGTGGAGCCCGGCGCCGCTGCGTTTGAGCTGACGACTCGGCCGCCCCCCGGGCACGCCGACGTTCCGTGCACAAGAACTTCGCTACCATCGAGCCTCGTGCCTGCCCTGTCCGCCCGCGTCGTCGCCGTTCTTACGGGGCTTCTCGGAATGCTCCTGTGCGGGCTCACTCCGCTGCTGCCGGTGCAGCAGTCCACGGCGACGATCCTGTGGCCGCAGGCCGTCGACGCGGACGGCTTCGTCCGCGACGTCACCGCGCCCCTGGTGTCCGGCGCGCCGCGCGCACTGGAGGTCACCATCCCGTGCGCGGCGGTCGCGACCCTGCCCGAGGACGACGGCGTGGTGTTCTCCACGAACCCCGCCGGCGGCATCGACGCCGGCCGCAACGGGCTGTTCGTGCGCGCCAATCCCGACGTCGTCTACGTCGCCTTCCGCGACACCGTCGCCGCGGTCGCCCCGCGTGAGGCGGTGGACTCCGGCGCCTGCAGCGAGCTGCGCATCTGGGCGGACGTGGGTGCCGTCGGCGCCGATTTCGTCGGGATCCCGGGTGCGACGGGCACCCTGGCGCCGGACAAGCGACCCCAGGTCTCCGGCGTGTTCACCGACCTGGAAACGGGCCCGGATTCCGGCATCCGTGCCCGCATCGACGTCGACACCCGCTTCATCAGCACCCCGACGACTCTCAAGCTCGCCGTGATGGTGCTCGGGGTGCTGTGCGTGATCGCGTCGATCGTCGCGCTCGCGGTGCTGGACCGGACGTCGGGCCGGCGGATCCCGCGCGGGCTCGGCCGGCGCCACCGCGCCGGGCTGTGGACCTGGCTCACCGACGCGGCCGTGATCGGCAGCCTGCTGATCTGGCACGTCGTGGGCGCACTGTCCTCCGATGACGGCTACAACACCACCATCGCCCGGGTGTCCGGGGAGGCCGGCTACATCACCAACTACTACCGGTACTTCGGCGCCTCGGAAGCCCCGTTCGACTGGTACCAGAGCGTGCTGGCCCAGCTGGCGTCGATCAGCACCGCCGGCGTGTGGTTACGGCTGCCGGCCACCGCCGCGGCGATCGGCACCTGGCTGATCGTCAGCCGCTGCGTGCTGCCGCGGCTCGGCCACCGGCTGGCCGCCAATCGGGTGGCGGTGCTCACCGCCGGCGCGGTGTTCCTGGCCGCGTGGCTGCCGTTCAACAACGGGTTGCGTCCCGAGCCGCTGATCGCGTTCGGCGTGGTCGCGATCTGGATGCTGACCGAGACGACGCTGGCGACGCGCCGGCTGTGGCCCTACGCGCTGGCGATCGTGGTCGCGGTGTTCTCGGTGACACTGGCCCCGCAGGGCCTGGTCGCGCTCGCGCCGCTGCTGGTCGGGGCCCGCGGGGTCACGCGCATCGTCGCCGCCCGACGCCCGGTCGACGGTCTGGCGGCCCAGCTGGCGCCGCTGGCCGGCGCTGCGTCGCTGATCTTCGTCGTCGTGTTCCGGGATCAGACCCTGGCCACCGTCGCCGAATCGGTGCGCATCAAGTACGTCGTCGGTCCCACACTGCCCTGGTACCAGGAGTTTCTGCGCTACTACTTCCTCACCGTCGAGGAGAGCGTCGACGGGTCGCTGACGCGCCGCTTCTCGGTACTGATCCTGCTGCTGTGCGTGGTCGGCCTGTTCGTGGTGCTGCTGCGGCGCGGCAGCCTGCCCGGCGCGGTCAACGCCCCGGTGTGGCGGCTGACCGGCACCACCGCGATCGGCCTACTGCTGCTGACGCTGACGCCGACGAAGTGGGCGGTGCAGTTCGGTGTGTTCGCCGGTCTGGCCGGCGCGCTCGGCGCGGTCACCGCGTTCGCGTTGGCCCGGGTCGGCCTGCACAGCCGCCGCAATCTGGCGCTGTACGTGACCGCGCTGCTGTTCGTGCTGGCATGGGCGACCTCGGGGATCAACGGCTGGTTCTATGTCGGCAACTACGGGGTGCCGTGGTTCGACAAGCAGCCGGTGATCGTCGGCTACCCGGTGACGACGATCTTTCTGGTGCTGGCCATCGCCGGCGGACTGCTGGCGGCCTGGCTGCACTTCCGGATCGACTACGCCGGGCACACCCAGGTCGCCGACACCGGCCGCAACCGGGCGCTGGCGTCGTCGCCGCTGCTGGTGGTCGCGGTGATCATGGTGATCCTCGAATTGGGCTCGATGGTCAAGGCCACCGTGGGCCGCTATCCCGTCTACACCACCGGAGCGGCCAACATCTCGGCGTTGCGGTCGGGCCTGAGCGACGCCTCCTGCGCCATGGCAGACGACGTCCTGGTCGAGGCCGACACGAACGCGGGCATGCTCGAGCCGGTGCCGGGCCAGCGGTTCGGCGAGTACGGCCCGCTCGGCGGCGAGGACCCGGTGGCCTTCACCCCCAACGGCGTCAGCGACACTCTCGAGCCGGCCGAACCGGTCGCGGCCAACCCCGGCACGGTCAACTCGGACGGTCCCGTCGACAAACCCAACATCGGGGTGGGCTACGCGGCCGGCACCGGAGGCGGCTACGGGCCCGAGGGCGTCAACAGATCCCGGGTGTTCCTGCCGTTCGGGCTCGACCCGGCCACCACCCCGGTCATGGGCAGTTTCGCCGAGCCCGGCTCAGATCAGGCCGGGGTGGCGGCGAAGGCCACCTCGGCGTGGTACCAGCTGCCGCCCCGTACGCCGGACCGGCCGCTGGTGAGCGTCGCCGCGGCGGGCGCGATCTGGTACTACAACGAGGACGGCTCGTTCAACTACGGGCAGTCGCTGAAGCTCCAGTGGGGCGTGCACCGGCCCGACGGCTCCTACCAGGAGCTCGGCGAGGTGCAGCCGATCGACATCTTCGTCCAGAAGGCGTGGCGCAACCTGCGGTTCCCGCTGGAGTGGGCGCCGCCGGAGGCCAACGTGGCCCGCATCGTCGCCGACGACCCGAACCTGTCCGAGGACCAGTGGTTCGCGTTCACCCCGCCGCGGGTGCCGGTGCTGCAGACCGCGCAGGAGTTCCTGGGCCGCGACACCCCGGTGCTGATGGACATCGCCACCGCAGCGCACTTCCCGTGCCAGCGGCCGTTCGCCGAACGCCTCGGGGTCGCCGAACTGCCCGAGTACCGGATCATGCCCAACTTCAAGCAGATCATCGTGTCGTCCAACCAGTGGCAGGCCGCGCAGGACGGCGGTCCGTTCCTGTTCATCCAGGCGCTGCTGCGCACCGAAGCCATTCCGACCTACCTGCGTGGGGACTGGTATCGGGACTGGGGTTCGCTGGAGCGCTACCTGCGGGTGGTGCCGTCCGACGAGGCGCCCGACGCCGTGATCGAGGAGGGGTCGACGCGAGTGTTCGGCTGGAACCGTGGCGGACCGATCAGGGCGCTCCCGTGAGAGCGCCTGCGAACGAACCGAAGATGAAGAACGATGTGAGGATCGCCCGCTGGGTCGCGACGATCGCCGGGCTGCTCGGCTTCGTGCTGGCCGTCTCGATCCCGCTGCTGCCGGTCACCCAGACCACCGCGACGCTGAACTGGCCACAGCAGGGGCAGCTCAGTAACGTCACCGCGCCGCTGATCTCGCAGGCGCCGGTCAGCCTGACCGCGACCGTGCCGTGCGACGTCATCCGCGACATGCCCGCCGACGGCGGTCTGGTGTTCGGCACCGCGCCCGCCGAGGGCCGCGACGCGGCGCTGAACGCGATGCTGGTCAGCGTCAGTGAGTCGCGGGTCGACGTGATCGTGCGCAACGTCGTGGTCGCCAGCGTGGACCGGGACCGGGTGACGGGATCGCCGGGCTGCTCGACGATCGAGATCACCTCGAACCTGGACGGCACCTACGCCGACTTCGTCGGGCTGACCCAGGTCTCCGGTGCCGACGCGGGCCAACCCCAGCGCACCGGCTACCCCGACCCCAACCTGCGTCCGGCGATCGTGGGCGTGTTCACCGACCTGACCGGTCCGGCGCCGCCCGGCCTGTCAGTCTCGGCCACCATCGACACCCGGTTCACCACGGAGCCGACCCCCGTGAAGCTCGCCGCGATCGTGCTGGCCATCGCCTGCACCGTGCTCGCGCTGCTGGCGCTGTGGCGGCTGGACCGGCTCGACGGGCGCCGCATGCACCGCCTCATCCCGACGCGCTGGCGCACCGTCACCGCCGTGGACGGCGTCGTCGTCGGCGGCTTCGCGATCTGGTACGTGATCGGCGCGAACTCGTCGGACGACGGCTACATCCTGCAGATGGCCCGCGTCGCCGAACACGCCGGCTACATGTCGAACTACTTCCGCTGGTTCGGCAGCCCGGAGGACCCGTTCGGCTGGTACTACAACCTGCTGGCGTTGATGACGCAGGTGAGCACCGCCAGCATCTGGATTCGGCTGCCGGACCTGATCTGCGCGCTGGTGTGCTGGCTGCTGCTGTCGCGTGAGGTGCTGCCGCGCCTGGGGCCGGCGGTGTCGAGCAGCCGGGCCGCGCTGTGGGCCGCCGGGCTGGTGCTGATGGCGGCCTGGATGCCGTTCAACAACGGCCTGCGCCCCGAGGGGCAGATCGCCACCGGCGCGCTGATCACCTATGTGCTGATCGAACGTGCCGTGACGTCAGGCCGGCTCACCCCGGCCGCGCTGGCCATCACCTCCGCCGCGTTCACCCTCGGCATCCAGCCCACCGGGCTGATCGCGGTGGCCGCGCTGGTCGCCGGCGGGCGCCCGATCCTGCGCATCCTGATGCGGCGCCGCCAGAGCGTCGGGCTGTGGCCGCTGCTGGCGCCGCTGCTGGCGGCCGGCACG
Protein-coding regions in this window:
- a CDS encoding galactan 5-O-arabinofuranosyltransferase, with protein sequence MRTAAQMVIATGVAVVVAVASLVAIARVEWPAYNSSNQLHALTTVGQVGCLVGLFAAGLLWRRGRHTVARLAAVVFLAAFSVVTLAMPLGATRLYLFGISVDQQFRTEYLTRFADQAALNDMTYIGLPPFYPPGWFWLGGRLAALTGTPAWEMFKPWSIISITVAIVLALVLWAAMVRFEYALVVSTATAAAALAYSPAEPYAAIVAVLLPPVFVLAWSGLRGRTRNGGWAAVVGTGIFLGVTGLFYTLLLAYAAFTLTVMAVLLAVTRRHWDPLLRLLVIAVISGLIALIGWGPYLLAAARGTPAETGTAQHYLPKDGAELSFPMLQFTLLGALCLLGTVWLVIRARTSTRAGDERLREEQIAGALAIAVLTVYAWSLLSMLTTLLGTTLLSFRLQPALTILLAAAGAFGFLEMTRAAAARVRPGNASRVVAVATAVGALGAVTFSQDIPDVLRPDIVVAYTDTDGYGERADRRPPGAEQYYREVDARILEVTGRPRNETVVLTADYSFLSYYPYYGFQALTSHYANPLAQFDQRAGAIEGWRMLTDADQFVDALDSMPWEPPSVFLMRRGANDTYTLRLAEDVYPNQPNVRRYHVALDDALFDDPRFDVSTVGPFVLAIRKPSTI
- a CDS encoding arabinosyltransferase domain-containing protein, which encodes MVPQPVRSAEPTQQAPVRNHRTARLVAIVAGLLGTLLAVATPLLPVNQTIAQLNWPQNGVLQSVNAPLIGYVATDLEITVPCSAAARLDRPGRNVLLSTVPKQAPNAVDRGLLIERVNNDLLVIVRNTPVVSAPLDQVLRPDCQELRFTAHADKVTGEFVGLQAEPDPGAPAEPAEPLRGERGGYDFRPQIVGVFTDLSGPAPPGLQFSATVDTRYSTSPTLLKLLAMIIGVAMTVVSLGALHVLDSADGRRHKRFLPPRWWSMSPLDGLVAAVLVWWHFVGANTADDGYILTMARVSEDAGYMANYYRWFGTPEAPFGWYYDLLALWAHVSTASVWMRLPTLLIALACWWVISREVIPRLGSAAKHSRAAAWTAAGLFLAFWLPLNNGLRPEPIIALGILLTWCSVERGVATSRLLPVAVAIIIGALTLFSGPTGIAAVGALLVAIGPLKTIVAAHVSRFGYWALLAPIAAAGSVTIFLIFRDQTLASELQASSFKSAVGPSLAWFDEHIRYSRLFTTSPDGSVARRFAVLTLLLALVVAVAMTLRKGRIPGTAAGPSRRIIGITVISFLAMMFTPTKWTHHFGVFAGLAGSLGALAAVAISAAAMRSPRNRAIFTAAVLFLTALSFATVNGWWYVSNFGAPWSNAFPEWKFGFTTILLGLSVLALLVAAWLHFSGRDVPPSGATPPRWKRIAQAPLAIATWALVTFEVISLTVAMLGQYPAWTVGRSNLQALTGKTCGMAEDVLVEEDVNTGLLAPIGVPVGDALGEVTSEGFSPNGVPSDLSADPVMEQPGATNFADTDNTSGDTGSEAGTEGGTTAAAGVNGSRARLPFGLDPARTPVLGSWRSGTQQPAFLRSAWYQLPTGWSDRDRSDSLLVVAAAGRFDSGEVVVQWAGPDGEPGGSIEFGDVGAAPAWRNLRAPLSAIPAEATQIRLVASDDDLSPEHWIAITPPRIPELRTLQDVVGSSDPVMLDWLVGLAFPCQRPFGHRNGVIEVPKWRILPDRFGAEANSPVMDYLGGGPLGIIELLVRPVTVPTYLKYDWFRDWGALQRLLPFYPDAEPARLDLGTAERSGLWSPAPLRLS
- a CDS encoding arabinosyltransferase domain-containing protein, with protein sequence MLLCGLTPLLPVQQSTATILWPQAVDADGFVRDVTAPLVSGAPRALEVTIPCAAVATLPEDDGVVFSTNPAGGIDAGRNGLFVRANPDVVYVAFRDTVAAVAPREAVDSGACSELRIWADVGAVGADFVGIPGATGTLAPDKRPQVSGVFTDLETGPDSGIRARIDVDTRFISTPTTLKLAVMVLGVLCVIASIVALAVLDRTSGRRIPRGLGRRHRAGLWTWLTDAAVIGSLLIWHVVGALSSDDGYNTTIARVSGEAGYITNYYRYFGASEAPFDWYQSVLAQLASISTAGVWLRLPATAAAIGTWLIVSRCVLPRLGHRLAANRVAVLTAGAVFLAAWLPFNNGLRPEPLIAFGVVAIWMLTETTLATRRLWPYALAIVVAVFSVTLAPQGLVALAPLLVGARGVTRIVAARRPVDGLAAQLAPLAGAASLIFVVVFRDQTLATVAESVRIKYVVGPTLPWYQEFLRYYFLTVEESVDGSLTRRFSVLILLLCVVGLFVVLLRRGSLPGAVNAPVWRLTGTTAIGLLLLTLTPTKWAVQFGVFAGLAGALGAVTAFALARVGLHSRRNLALYVTALLFVLAWATSGINGWFYVGNYGVPWFDKQPVIVGYPVTTIFLVLAIAGGLLAAWLHFRIDYAGHTQVADTGRNRALASSPLLVVAVIMVILELGSMVKATVGRYPVYTTGAANISALRSGLSDASCAMADDVLVEADTNAGMLEPVPGQRFGEYGPLGGEDPVAFTPNGVSDTLEPAEPVAANPGTVNSDGPVDKPNIGVGYAAGTGGGYGPEGVNRSRVFLPFGLDPATTPVMGSFAEPGSDQAGVAAKATSAWYQLPPRTPDRPLVSVAAAGAIWYYNEDGSFNYGQSLKLQWGVHRPDGSYQELGEVQPIDIFVQKAWRNLRFPLEWAPPEANVARIVADDPNLSEDQWFAFTPPRVPVLQTAQEFLGRDTPVLMDIATAAHFPCQRPFAERLGVAELPEYRIMPNFKQIIVSSNQWQAAQDGGPFLFIQALLRTEAIPTYLRGDWYRDWGSLERYLRVVPSDEAPDAVIEEGSTRVFGWNRGGPIRALP